From Haloglomus litoreum, the proteins below share one genomic window:
- a CDS encoding LEA type 2 family protein has translation MSTKVAAAVGGIVLLAAAGGGAALYFTGGDLSFEQPVVESVQTDFGTVTEESTGVETEVVVTNPNNQSFPGAASLDYQIYMNSVRVSDGSEGGIGLDPGRNVINFTAQLDNSRIPAWWVTHVNNDERTVVSTQARVGVAGFGASLPPQNRSIETDLLGAFTNDSSSTVAIADREIMSVSNQRAEWGTADAEETPIAFSVDLSNVHDRDVRLDGTEYRIVMNDVVVGEGRTNDSIVLEPGESDTFTANAALDTPRMEQWWVTHLRDSQTTDLRVEVFGLVRDDGELKRVPLNVFDRRIRFETDFLGDEPTQVTELPAEDGVAPEFGEPEVTDTTSRWGGVTEDTTEIITSVDVRNPNEGEFNDLLSLRVNQTTTVNDVPFARDTSTVEELPAGNSSFTISALADNDAVPRWWSRHINNGERSTVVTAASGTADIAVTTLPVDLPDRRTTQETDILASIESEENRAVRTEGGQRVLTILDTQAEWGESTPERAPLLVTAQVRNEQVAPITIERLDYVVDLNSVTIADNSTARSYNLGPGATRDITFRIYLDNQKMDEWWPTHVRNDEVTRMTTNTTAVVDTPDGTRRATFDIFGNGTTIETDFLGTKGDADDGSGTDGSASLAPPPTAATAD, from the coding sequence GTGTCAACGAAGGTCGCGGCAGCGGTCGGTGGAATCGTACTGCTGGCTGCCGCCGGTGGGGGGGCAGCGCTGTACTTCACTGGTGGTGATCTCTCGTTCGAGCAGCCGGTCGTCGAGTCGGTCCAGACGGACTTCGGCACCGTCACCGAGGAATCGACCGGCGTCGAGACCGAGGTGGTGGTGACCAACCCCAACAACCAGTCGTTCCCGGGCGCGGCGAGCCTCGACTACCAGATCTACATGAACTCGGTCCGGGTCTCCGACGGGTCCGAGGGCGGCATCGGCCTCGACCCCGGCCGGAACGTCATCAACTTCACCGCCCAGCTGGACAACTCGCGCATCCCTGCCTGGTGGGTCACCCACGTCAACAACGACGAGCGGACGGTCGTCTCCACGCAGGCACGCGTCGGCGTGGCCGGGTTCGGCGCGTCGCTCCCGCCGCAGAACCGCTCCATCGAGACGGACCTGCTCGGCGCGTTCACCAACGACTCCTCGAGCACGGTCGCCATCGCCGACCGTGAGATCATGTCCGTCTCGAACCAGCGCGCCGAGTGGGGGACCGCCGACGCCGAGGAGACGCCCATCGCCTTCTCGGTCGACCTCTCGAACGTCCACGACCGCGATGTCAGGCTCGACGGCACGGAGTACCGCATCGTGATGAACGACGTGGTCGTCGGCGAGGGCCGGACGAACGACTCCATCGTCCTCGAACCCGGCGAGTCGGACACCTTCACCGCGAACGCGGCGCTGGACACGCCCCGGATGGAGCAGTGGTGGGTCACGCACCTGCGCGACTCGCAGACGACCGACCTCCGGGTGGAGGTGTTCGGGCTGGTCCGGGACGACGGCGAGCTCAAGCGGGTCCCGCTGAACGTCTTCGACCGGCGCATCCGCTTCGAGACGGATTTCCTCGGCGACGAGCCGACCCAGGTCACGGAGCTCCCGGCCGAGGACGGCGTCGCGCCGGAGTTCGGCGAGCCGGAGGTCACGGACACGACGAGCCGCTGGGGCGGCGTGACCGAGGACACGACCGAGATCATCACCAGCGTCGACGTCCGGAACCCGAACGAGGGCGAGTTCAACGACCTGCTCTCGCTCCGGGTCAACCAGACGACCACCGTCAACGATGTCCCGTTCGCGCGTGACACCTCGACGGTCGAGGAGCTGCCCGCGGGCAACAGTTCGTTCACCATCAGCGCGCTGGCGGACAACGACGCCGTCCCGCGGTGGTGGTCGCGCCACATCAACAACGGCGAGCGCTCGACCGTCGTGACGGCCGCCAGTGGGACCGCCGACATCGCGGTCACGACGCTCCCGGTCGACCTGCCGGACCGGCGGACCACCCAGGAGACCGACATCCTCGCCTCCATCGAGAGCGAGGAGAACCGCGCCGTCAGGACCGAGGGCGGCCAGCGGGTCCTGACCATCCTGGACACGCAGGCCGAGTGGGGCGAGTCAACGCCCGAGCGCGCACCCCTGCTCGTGACGGCCCAGGTGCGCAACGAGCAGGTCGCCCCGATCACCATCGAGCGACTCGACTACGTGGTCGACCTCAACAGCGTGACCATCGCGGACAACTCCACCGCGCGGTCGTACAACCTGGGCCCCGGCGCCACCCGCGACATCACCTTCCGGATCTACCTGGACAACCAGAAGATGGACGAGTGGTGGCCGACCCACGTCCGCAACGACGAGGTGACCCGGATGACGACCAACACGACGGCCGTCGTCGACACGCCCGACGGGACCCGGCGCGCCACCTTCGACATCTTCGGCAACGGGACCACCATCGAGACGGACTTCCTCGGCACGAAGGGCGACGCCGACGACGGGAGCGGTACGGACGGCTCCGCGTCGCTCGCGCCGCCGCCCACGGCCGCGACGGCCGACTGA
- a CDS encoding EamA family transporter, whose protein sequence is MGYLGYSLVALAAYTLVSPLTKLATRDLSSDAVAAVTNGMLAVAALGLTLYAGDSVTRTLTHPDRVYVLGAGVCLSVGIIAYYRALKAGPVSVVVPVFGMFLVTSSLVGIAFLNESLTLRKGLGIALAVVAVLLVTTE, encoded by the coding sequence ATCGGCTACCTCGGCTACTCGCTCGTCGCGCTCGCGGCGTACACGCTCGTCTCCCCGCTGACGAAACTCGCCACGCGGGACCTCTCAAGCGACGCCGTCGCCGCCGTCACGAACGGGATGCTCGCCGTCGCCGCCCTCGGCCTGACGCTGTACGCCGGGGACTCGGTCACCCGGACGCTGACCCACCCCGACCGCGTCTACGTCCTCGGGGCCGGAGTCTGTCTCTCGGTCGGCATCATCGCCTACTACCGCGCCCTGAAGGCCGGCCCCGTCTCGGTCGTCGTGCCGGTCTTCGGGATGTTCCTCGTCACGTCCTCGCTCGTCGGCATCGCCTTCCTGAACGAGTCGCTCACGCTCCGGAAGGGACTGGGCATCGCCCTGGCGGTGGTGGCGGTGCTGCTCGTCACGACGGAGTAG